Proteins from a genomic interval of Asterias rubens chromosome 16, eAstRub1.3, whole genome shotgun sequence:
- the LOC117300949 gene encoding DTW domain-containing protein 1-like, with product MNVKGASPFDGMLIDPHGPLNKVTTRTNCPECGSSRKYFCYTCYLPMPGVTGVYNTVELPLMVDIIKHPAEVDGKSTAVHARLLAPDYVTIYTYPNIPHFENKEKVLLVFPCKDAVSLEDLSKSRTPQNGNLAKEGASSQSNIPKKHPPSNAGSPISNRKATNKSRHSSVTTSKADSTDDTYSGDEEPNAQETDTSTIQQRTCKSQSPASAEKTIQSNCLSQAEEDPLRSSRDLPSSRGLSGDLSNLLQISEKENKDPDVISTGAQIPPVEGKEGVSAYDRVIFIDSTWNQFGVIIRDERLAEFKRVILTSRTTTFWRTQLKKPDTYLATIEAIYYFLVDYHKIMLQRPYSGQYDNLLFFYSFLHGLVKKAEQLKEPKKRRVQKKR from the exons ATGAATGTTAAAGGAGCGAGTCCCTTTGATGGGATGCTAATCGATCCCCATGGTCCCTTGAACAAAGTGACCACTCGGACAAACTGTCCAGAATGTGGATCGTCCAGAAAGTACTTTTGCTACACATGTTACTTGCCGATGCCTGGAGTAACGGGAGTGTACAACACAGTTGAA cTCCCACTGATGGTTGATATTATCAAGCATCCTGCTGAGGTGGATGGAAAGAGTACCGCCGTGCATGCTCGACTCTTAGCTCCGGACTATGTCACAATCTACACGTATCCTAACATACCTCATTTTGAAAACAAGGAAAAG gtTCTTCTTGTATTTCCTTGCAAGGATGCAGTGTCTCTTGAGGACCTCTCGAAGAGCAGAACAccacaaaatggaaatttggcgaAGGAGGGTGCATCTTCACAAAGTAACATCCCCAAAAAACATCCTCCCAGCAACGCAGGTTCTCCAATATCCAACCGAAAAGCGACCAATAAAAGCAGGCATAGTAGCGTGACAACTTCTAAAGCAGACTCAACTGACGATACTTACAGCGGAGATGAAGAGCCTAACGCACAAGAAACTGACACATCAACCATTCAACAGAGAACATGCAAGTCCCAGAGTCCTGCATCAGCTGAGAAGACCATTCAGTCGAATTGTTTATCCCAGGCAGAAGAGGACCCACTCCGATCGTCTCGAGATCTCCCATCGTCAAGAGGGCTATCTGGGGACCTAAGCAATCTTCTACAAAtatctgaaaaggaaaacaaggaTCCTGATGTCATATCAACAGGAGCTCAGATACCGCCTGTCGAGGGTAAAGAAGGTGTTTCTGCGTATGACAGAGTGATATTTATAGACAGCACTTGGAACCAGTTTGGAGTCATCATTAGAGATGAGAGACTAGCAG AATTCAAGAGAGTGATCCTAACAAGCAGAACAACAACTTTCTGGAGAACACAGCTTAAGAAACCTGATACATACCTAGCTACGATTGAAGCGATCTACTACTTCCTGGTTGATTACCACAAGATCATGCTACAGAGACCTTACAGTGGTCAGTATGATAACTTGCTGTTCTTCTACAGCTTCCTGCATGGACTGGTCAAGAAGGCTGAACAGCTAAAAGAACCCAAGAAGAGACGGGTTCAGAAGAAGAGGTGA
- the LOC117300950 gene encoding uncharacterized protein LOC117300950: protein MENMSMSLVDAALNELGMLSSVTDSRKDYLSEQAAARRRSSSYNVLQLNPTYVTCLGPVSRPERASSNKHTNVEEAPRSLRASSSVPQLVTTENRVCRRQRSKPRYSRPYHIPKQYVAVTRSRRTTEPSEEKESMVQLGGGTDTSVSVNLDLTSDNDVVPTVHCLTRSKSVDDVRRGAFQGPSNIQGTSQHQELEMVSSHLRDLQVSSQ, encoded by the coding sequence ATGGAGAATATGAGTATGAGCTTAGTGGATGCTGCACTGAATGAACTAGGAATGCTGAGTTCTGTAACAGACAGTCGCAAAGATTACCTGAGTGAGCAAGCCGCTGCCCGACGCAGATCCAGCAGTTACAATGTCCTTCAACTGAATCCAACGTACGTAACCTGCCTGGGGCCAGTTTCCCGTCCAGAAAGGGCTAGCTCTAATAAACACACCAATGTGGAAGAAGCCCCAAGAAGTTTAAGAGCGTCTAGTTCAGTGCCGCAATTGGTAACGACTGAAAATCGAGTTTGTCGCAGACAGCGATCGAAACCTCGATACAGCCGACCCTATCACATACCCAAGCAGTATGTTGCAGTGACACGCTCACGTCGGACTACAGAGCCATCAGAAGAAAAAGAGTCGATGGTTCAACTCGGAGGTGGGACAGATACGTCCGTCAGCGTCAACCTTGACTTAACTTCTGACAATGATGTAGTGCCGACCGTTCATTGTCTAACCCGTTCCAAATCTGTGGACGATGTAAGACGTGGGGCGTTTCAGGGACCATCGAATATTCAAGGAACGTCGCAGCATCAGGAGCTGGAAATGGTCTCCAGTCATTTGAGGGATTTGCAGGTTTCGTCGCAATAG
- the LOC117300932 gene encoding biogenesis of lysosome-related organelles complex 1 subunit 5-like, which produces MMVENVIKDLGEIHARLLDHKPVVQGEIRFFIKEFENKRNDREQKRLERIEHQLGELNEKTFPSCISLMEKHLTEAKEQLDVSNLMCKRLQTQEEERLESKPLESLQVNRDKEWTSFLEKLNQERDVLDSQHRQRIQDLEDHFEKLKQNLNLQT; this is translated from the exons ATGATGGTTGAAAATGTTATAAAAG ACCTTGGTGAGATTCATGCAAGATTGTTGGATCATAAACCAGTCGTCCAGGGGGAAATCAGATTCTTCATCAAGGAATTTGAG AACAAACGGAATGATCGAGAACAGAAGCGTCTGGAACGCATTGAGCATCAGTTGGGGGAGTTGAACGAGAAAACGTTCCCATCATGCATCAGTCTAATGGAGAAACATCTCACCGAAGCAAAGGAACAAT TGGATGTTTCCAACTTAATGTGCAAAAGACTTCAAACGCAAGAAGAAGAAAGACTAGAG AGCAAGCCCCTGGAGTCACTGCAGGTGAACAGAGATAAAGAATGGACATCTTTCTTAGAGAAACTCAATCAGGAACGAGATGTCCTAGATTCGCAACATCGGCAAAGGATTCAAGATTTAGAGGACCACTTTGAAAAACTCAAACAGAATCTTAACTTACAGACCTGA